A genomic window from Paraburkholderia phytofirmans OLGA172 includes:
- a CDS encoding SGNH/GDSL hydrolase family protein, with protein sequence MRTEQTILARTLGTTSRTIIVLTAQQGYSSIHHTTPECPMQTVRRFAFVALTCSVIGLSHSSNASAGSADPQRNFMQVVSFGDSLSDVGTYAYARQFGGGTYTTNPGAISVQLIAEHYGSGLTPALTGGFGQPSVVHPEGLGYAQGGARVAGPPNPGDATGDTGELQTPLTSQVAAYLQSHTRFTGQQLVLMQGGANDVQDAYTAWAGMVANGGDPGASLQAVLPSLRQAAQQFASLVHNAHQNGATHIVVQNVPDISKAPIANLLEQQLPGSAKVLRRLAQVFNTALDDALPASPAVLRIDAFTFIDEVSENYRQLGFRFDGSVGTNVACAPANLPPAFQADDTSALFCSRSTYVSPHADDIYMFADAYHPTTHLQKLIADYVVVQIDTWLHE encoded by the coding sequence TTGCGCACCGAGCAGACCATACTGGCGAGAACCTTGGGCACCACATCGCGAACAATAATAGTGCTTACCGCGCAACAAGGTTATTCTTCGATACACCACACTACCCCGGAGTGCCCCATGCAGACAGTCCGTCGTTTCGCGTTCGTTGCGTTGACATGCAGTGTCATTGGTTTGTCCCATTCATCGAACGCATCGGCTGGCTCTGCCGATCCGCAGCGAAACTTCATGCAGGTCGTCTCGTTCGGGGACAGTCTTTCGGACGTTGGCACCTACGCGTACGCCCGACAATTCGGCGGCGGCACCTACACCACTAATCCGGGCGCTATCTCCGTACAGCTTATCGCGGAACATTATGGATCCGGCCTCACGCCCGCGTTGACGGGCGGCTTCGGGCAACCGAGCGTCGTTCATCCGGAAGGATTGGGCTACGCTCAAGGGGGCGCCCGAGTCGCCGGGCCGCCGAACCCCGGCGACGCAACGGGCGACACCGGCGAGTTGCAAACTCCATTGACCTCACAGGTGGCCGCCTACCTTCAGTCGCATACACGCTTCACCGGCCAGCAACTCGTGCTGATGCAAGGCGGGGCCAATGACGTTCAGGACGCCTATACCGCATGGGCGGGAATGGTTGCGAACGGCGGCGATCCGGGCGCTTCTTTGCAGGCAGTGCTCCCTTCGCTGAGACAGGCAGCGCAACAATTTGCGAGCTTGGTGCACAATGCGCACCAGAACGGTGCCACACATATCGTTGTACAAAACGTCCCGGACATCAGCAAGGCGCCGATCGCGAACCTTCTCGAGCAGCAACTGCCAGGCTCCGCAAAAGTGCTTCGGCGTCTGGCGCAGGTATTCAACACCGCGCTGGATGACGCGCTCCCTGCATCGCCGGCCGTGCTGCGGATCGACGCGTTCACGTTCATTGACGAGGTATCGGAGAACTATCGCCAACTTGGTTTTCGCTTCGACGGCAGCGTCGGCACCAACGTAGCATGCGCGCCGGCGAACCTGCCCCCGGCATTTCAAGCCGATGACACCAGCGCGCTCTTCTGCTCGCGCTCGACGTATGTCTCCCCTCATGCTGACGATATCTACATGTTTGCCGACGCTTATCATCCGACCACTCACCTGCAAAAGCTCATAGCGGACTACGTCGTGGTCCAGATCGACACGTGGTTGCACGAATAG
- a CDS encoding DUF2092 domain-containing protein, with amino-acid sequence MTCEKLKFGITFVMLSVFLAAGGHAQQTLRTPKATARPAAKAAAPAFMPGLEPRAIDILKAASARLAAAKTMTFTAVVSYESPSRLGPPLVYSTKSEVTLQRPDKLRVITLGDGPPSEFYYDGKTMTAFAPLENLIAIADAPPTIDAALEAAYNQGAIYYPFTDVIVADPYKDIADGLKVAFYIGQSNVVGDTTTDMVAYVTGDVFVQIWIGAQDKLPRRIYAVYLNDPARLRHVLVLSDWQLDPAVPADAFAPASAAGAARIAFARPDASDAPGMKPPPKTRHTGTQ; translated from the coding sequence ATGACCTGCGAGAAATTGAAGTTTGGCATAACCTTCGTCATGCTAAGTGTGTTCCTCGCCGCCGGCGGCCACGCCCAGCAAACGCTACGCACGCCGAAAGCAACCGCCAGGCCGGCGGCGAAAGCTGCTGCGCCGGCCTTCATGCCCGGACTCGAACCACGCGCGATCGACATCCTCAAGGCGGCGAGCGCGCGCCTTGCGGCCGCGAAGACGATGACTTTTACGGCCGTCGTCTCCTATGAGAGTCCGAGCCGCCTCGGTCCGCCTCTCGTCTATTCGACGAAGTCGGAAGTGACGCTTCAGCGCCCCGACAAGCTCAGAGTGATCACCCTCGGTGACGGTCCTCCCTCGGAGTTCTACTACGACGGCAAGACGATGACAGCGTTCGCCCCGCTCGAGAATCTGATCGCCATTGCTGACGCTCCGCCGACGATCGATGCCGCACTAGAGGCAGCCTATAACCAGGGCGCCATTTATTACCCTTTTACCGACGTAATCGTCGCCGACCCCTACAAGGACATCGCCGATGGACTGAAAGTCGCCTTCTATATCGGTCAATCGAACGTCGTCGGCGATACCACAACGGACATGGTGGCGTATGTGACCGGGGATGTATTCGTGCAAATCTGGATCGGCGCGCAGGACAAGCTCCCGCGCCGCATTTACGCCGTCTACCTCAACGACCCCGCCCGTCTGCGCCACGTATTGGTGCTCTCCGATTGGCAACTCGATCCGGCTGTGCCCGCAGACGCGTTTGCGCCGGCCAGCGCAGCCGGCGCGGCCCGCATTGCGTTCGCGCGTCCAGACGCGAGCGATGCGCCGGGAATGAAGCCGCCGCCGAAGACCAGACACACCGGGACGCAATGA
- a CDS encoding DUF4239 domain-containing protein, translating into MNSLVVASIVFVCVSGSGMLGLALRTFLPDHHLSEDSTAIVKLGAGLMATLAALVLGLLIASSKVTFDRLNDEFTQTAATVFVIDRTLADYGPEAKEAREFLRSTYASAVERFYSEGGAGKADVDAPETLAHMVQFQQKLRELAPRNDMQRMLQSEALARSHDLAEARWILFRPGEGAIPTPFLAVLVLWLGILFAGFGLVSINYRTAFATLFVCALSVAGAIFLIEDIAHPLEGLMQISRTPAQIALSHLGQ; encoded by the coding sequence ATGAACTCACTGGTAGTCGCCTCGATCGTATTTGTGTGCGTCTCCGGCAGCGGGATGCTCGGTTTGGCTCTTCGCACTTTTCTTCCCGACCATCATCTGAGCGAGGATTCAACAGCTATCGTGAAGCTGGGGGCGGGCCTGATGGCGACGCTCGCCGCTCTCGTCCTTGGTCTCCTCATCGCGTCGTCAAAGGTTACTTTCGACCGACTCAACGACGAGTTCACGCAGACGGCGGCTACGGTCTTCGTGATCGATCGCACCTTGGCCGATTATGGTCCGGAGGCAAAGGAAGCCCGCGAGTTCCTGCGCAGCACCTATGCCTCAGCTGTGGAGCGGTTCTATTCCGAAGGCGGCGCCGGAAAGGCCGACGTGGACGCTCCTGAAACCTTGGCGCACATGGTGCAATTTCAGCAAAAGCTTCGAGAACTGGCTCCACGAAACGACATGCAGCGCATGCTGCAATCGGAGGCCCTGGCTCGCAGCCACGACCTGGCGGAAGCGCGCTGGATACTGTTCCGACCAGGGGAAGGCGCGATCCCAACGCCATTCCTTGCGGTGCTGGTGCTTTGGCTCGGTATCCTTTTTGCCGGCTTCGGTCTGGTCAGCATCAACTACCGGACCGCCTTTGCGACGCTTTTCGTCTGTGCACTATCGGTCGCCGGCGCTATTTTCCTGATTGAGGACATCGCCCACCCGCTCGAAGGGCTGATGCAGATCTCGCGCACGCCGGCACAGATAGCACTCTCCCATCTCGGCCAATAG
- a CDS encoding entericidin A/B family lipoprotein produces MTRLIALFLIAGTALLAGCNTVAGAGEDISKGGQAIHNTAEQAK; encoded by the coding sequence ATGACACGACTCATCGCTCTGTTTTTGATCGCCGGCACCGCTCTCCTTGCGGGCTGCAACACCGTCGCGGGTGCGGGCGAAGACATTTCGAAGGGCGGCCAGGCCATCCATAACACGGCTGAGCAAGCCAAATAG